A window of Pseudodesulfovibrio hydrargyri contains these coding sequences:
- the groES gene encoding co-chaperone GroES, translated as MKLKPLNDRVLVKRLETEEKTAGGIYIPDSAKEKPMKGEVVAAGPGKLDEAGKRVKPTVKAGDLVLFAKYAGTEISIDGEEHLVMREDDILAIVE; from the coding sequence ATGAAATTGAAACCGCTGAACGACCGCGTCCTGGTCAAGCGTCTGGAAACGGAAGAGAAAACCGCTGGTGGCATCTACATTCCGGATTCCGCCAAGGAAAAGCCCATGAAGGGTGAAGTCGTGGCCGCGGGCCCCGGCAAGCTGGACGAAGCCGGAAAGCGCGTGAAGCCCACCGTCAAGGCGGGTGATCTCGTTCTGTTCGCCAAATACGCGGGCACCGAGATCAGCATCGACGGCGAAGAGCACCTGGTCATGCGCGAGGACGATATCCTCGCCATCGTCGAATAG
- a CDS encoding PH domain-containing protein yields the protein MGFLDGLIGNATEVSLEDVQEELAPILGDNERIERAFKVIRDMYIFTTGRLLLIDKQGVTGKKVDYLSLPYGSIKAFSVETAGHFDLDSELTLHVSGLHEPITKELKKGSDVVGIQKLLANKVL from the coding sequence ATGGGATTTCTTGACGGCTTGATAGGCAACGCGACCGAGGTTTCGCTGGAGGACGTGCAGGAGGAGCTGGCCCCGATCCTGGGCGACAACGAGCGCATAGAGCGGGCCTTCAAGGTCATCCGCGACATGTACATCTTCACCACCGGCCGTCTGCTGCTCATCGACAAGCAGGGCGTGACCGGCAAAAAGGTCGATTACCTCTCCCTCCCCTACGGTTCCATCAAGGCCTTCTCCGTGGAGACCGCCGGACACTTCGACCTCGACTCCGAACTCACCCTCCACGTCTCCGGCCTGCACGAACCCATCACGAAGGAACTCAAAAAGGGCAGTGATGTAGTGGGGATTCAGAAGCTGCTGGCGAACAAGGTTCTGTAG
- a CDS encoding LysR family transcriptional regulator gives MELRQITYFIAVAEELHFGRAAERCHIAQPPLSQQIKRLEEELGVTLLERTSRRVVLTPEGKEFLKRCKDVRDRLNEAVICIQDMAKGLEGQLRVGFIGPASLSKLPRAIRAFRERNPRIRLDFSAQSTSEQLPLLRGDRLDIAFVRLFGHDTSGLNSLLFLREPYVLAIPEDHRFADRETLDIADLEGEPLIFNQRIAQPALYRSLIGSFHKAGFMPNIVQEVNTEQSTVALVATGLGCALVPASSASSYRSGVAFRPLTGDLPQWEITALWKKKNQSVILQKFLDVAREFREVQ, from the coding sequence ATGGAACTCAGACAGATCACCTATTTCATTGCCGTGGCCGAGGAGCTGCATTTCGGGCGGGCGGCCGAGCGGTGCCACATCGCCCAGCCGCCGTTATCGCAGCAGATCAAGCGCCTTGAGGAGGAACTCGGGGTGACGCTTTTGGAGCGGACCAGCCGGAGGGTCGTCCTGACTCCGGAGGGCAAGGAGTTCCTCAAACGTTGCAAGGACGTGCGCGACCGCCTGAACGAGGCCGTGATCTGCATCCAGGACATGGCCAAGGGGCTGGAAGGCCAGCTTCGGGTCGGCTTCATCGGCCCGGCGTCCCTGTCCAAGCTGCCCCGGGCCATCCGCGCCTTCCGCGAGCGTAACCCGCGCATCCGCCTGGATTTTTCGGCCCAGTCCACATCCGAGCAATTGCCGCTGCTGCGCGGCGACCGGCTGGACATCGCCTTTGTCCGGTTGTTCGGCCACGACACCTCGGGCCTGAACTCGCTGCTCTTCCTTCGCGAACCCTATGTGCTGGCCATCCCCGAGGATCACCGGTTCGCTGACCGCGAGACCCTGGACATCGCCGACCTCGAGGGCGAGCCGCTCATCTTCAACCAGCGCATCGCCCAGCCCGCGCTCTACCGTTCGCTTATCGGCTCGTTCCACAAGGCCGGGTTCATGCCCAACATCGTCCAGGAAGTGAACACCGAACAGTCCACCGTGGCCCTGGTCGCCACCGGCCTGGGCTGCGCCCTGGTCCCGGCCTCCAGCGCCTCCAGCTACCGGTCCGGCGTCGCCTTCCGGCCCCTGACCGGCGACCTGCCCCAATGGGAAATCACCGCCCTCTGGAAAAAGAAGAACCAGTCCGTCATCCTCCAGAAGTTCCTCGACGTCGCCCGCGAATTCCGCGAGGTGCAATGA
- a CDS encoding bacteriohemerythrin codes for MSAKPNPAGYSPELALGIPELDDQHQGLFTLLGRIDAVSPDMYRQLDDDETDEMLDIMNDLKDSAMQHFSFEENLMGEADYPGLDDQQDAHERFLDDITRMEAELMNGTSVPPVKIHGFLADWFDGHIREMDLPFARFRKDNAG; via the coding sequence ATGTCAGCCAAACCGAACCCTGCCGGATATTCGCCCGAACTCGCCCTGGGCATTCCCGAACTCGACGACCAACACCAAGGCCTTTTCACCCTGCTCGGCCGCATCGACGCGGTGTCGCCGGACATGTACCGCCAACTCGACGATGACGAGACCGACGAGATGCTCGACATCATGAACGATCTCAAGGACTCGGCCATGCAGCACTTCAGCTTTGAGGAAAACCTCATGGGCGAGGCCGACTACCCCGGGCTGGACGACCAGCAGGACGCCCACGAACGGTTTCTGGACGACATCACCCGCATGGAGGCCGAACTGATGAACGGCACCTCGGTCCCGCCGGTGAAGATCCACGGATTCCTGGCCGACTGGTTCGACGGGCACATCCGGGAGATGGACCTCCCGTTTGCACGATTCCGCAAGGATAACGCCGGGTAG
- a CDS encoding lysophospholipid acyltransferase family protein has translation MEDRLAGPLFNLDSPFNDPVRHTLFSMVRRPLAKVLRLDTLNSLYSALRAGECGGSFVDKAMDLLGVRFSVDGQPVNRVPRTGPLVAVCNHPFGVIEGLLLVRILREVRTDIKIMANFMLGMIPEMDDLIIRVDPFGGAESSRKNISGLKASMRWLRDGGMLVVFPAGEVSSLKVKKRRVGDPSWSPMIGRIIRKTGAAALPVFFDGRNSGLFQTLGLIHPRLRTVLLPHENLKHASRDVIGVRLGTVIGQDKLAELDGDQGVVDYLRFRTYLLRRERKPRFHFKGREARRRMDPIANSRGKHILASEVASLPDGNVLLRNGEFTVFHAGADEIPRLLREIGIRREETFRLVGEGTGRAMDIDKFDDTYRHLVLWNHKEREVAGAYRFALTDEIMAEKGPDGLYTSTLFNYRPGFLEGLGPALELGRSFVVPKYQRSYQPLLMLWKGLAEFVVRNPRYYRLFGCVSISSEYSVVARELIVGFMERHCSLPELARMALPKRPPKVKRLKRLDFSLPAGVFDDPEDVADFVRDVEDGRSIPVLLKQYLKLGGKIIGFNMDPDFGNCMDGLILVDLLKSDPKVLSRFMGRDGVARFHAANRSAVAEPAGPVRMGDAAA, from the coding sequence ATGGAAGATCGCTTAGCCGGTCCGCTGTTCAATCTGGATTCGCCCTTCAACGACCCTGTCCGCCACACCCTTTTTTCCATGGTCAGGCGCCCGCTGGCCAAAGTGCTCCGACTCGACACGCTGAACTCGCTCTACTCGGCCCTGCGGGCAGGGGAGTGCGGCGGCAGTTTCGTGGACAAGGCCATGGACCTGCTCGGGGTGCGCTTCTCGGTGGACGGCCAGCCCGTCAACCGTGTGCCGCGCACCGGGCCGCTGGTCGCGGTGTGCAACCATCCCTTCGGCGTGATCGAGGGGCTGCTGCTGGTGCGCATCCTGCGCGAGGTCCGCACGGACATCAAGATCATGGCCAACTTCATGCTCGGCATGATCCCGGAGATGGACGACCTGATCATCCGGGTGGACCCCTTTGGCGGGGCCGAGTCCTCGCGCAAGAACATTTCCGGGCTCAAGGCGTCCATGCGCTGGCTCAGGGACGGAGGCATGCTGGTGGTCTTTCCGGCGGGCGAGGTGTCCAGCCTGAAGGTCAAGAAGCGCCGCGTGGGCGACCCGAGCTGGAGCCCCATGATCGGGCGGATCATCCGCAAGACCGGGGCCGCGGCCCTGCCGGTATTTTTCGACGGGCGCAACTCCGGCCTGTTCCAGACCCTCGGGCTGATCCATCCCCGGCTGCGCACCGTGCTTCTGCCCCACGAGAACCTGAAACACGCCTCGCGCGACGTCATCGGCGTGCGCCTGGGCACGGTCATCGGCCAGGACAAGCTGGCCGAGCTCGACGGCGACCAGGGGGTGGTCGACTACCTGCGCTTCCGCACCTACCTTTTGCGCCGCGAGCGCAAGCCGCGTTTCCACTTCAAGGGGCGCGAGGCCAGGCGGCGCATGGACCCCATCGCCAATTCGCGCGGCAAGCACATCCTGGCCTCGGAAGTGGCCAGCCTGCCGGACGGGAACGTCCTGCTGCGCAACGGCGAGTTCACCGTGTTCCACGCCGGGGCCGACGAGATTCCCAGGCTGCTGCGCGAGATCGGCATCCGCCGCGAGGAGACCTTCCGCCTGGTGGGCGAGGGCACGGGGCGGGCCATGGACATCGACAAATTCGACGACACCTACCGCCACCTGGTGCTCTGGAACCACAAGGAGCGCGAGGTGGCCGGGGCGTACCGCTTCGCCCTGACCGACGAGATCATGGCCGAGAAGGGACCGGACGGACTGTACACCTCCACCCTGTTCAACTATCGTCCCGGCTTCCTGGAGGGTCTCGGCCCCGCCCTGGAGCTGGGCCGTTCCTTCGTGGTCCCCAAGTACCAGCGCAGCTACCAGCCGCTGCTGATGCTCTGGAAGGGGCTGGCCGAGTTCGTGGTCCGCAACCCGCGCTACTACCGGCTCTTCGGCTGCGTCTCCATCTCCAGCGAATACTCGGTGGTCGCCCGCGAACTCATCGTCGGCTTCATGGAGCGCCATTGTTCCCTGCCCGAGCTGGCCCGCATGGCCCTGCCCAAGCGGCCGCCCAAGGTCAAGCGCCTCAAGCGGCTGGACTTCTCCCTGCCCGCCGGGGTGTTCGACGACCCGGAGGACGTGGCCGACTTCGTGCGCGACGTGGAGGACGGCCGGTCCATCCCGGTGCTGCTCAAGCAGTACCTCAAGCTGGGCGGCAAGATCATCGGCTTCAACATGGATCCGGATTTCGGCAACTGCATGGACGGGCTCATCCTGGTGGACCTGCTCAAGTCCGACCCCAAGGTATTGTCCCGGTTCATGGGCCGCGACGGGGTGGCCCGCTTTCACGCCGCCAACCGCAGTGCGGTCGCCGAACCGGCCGGGCCTGTCCGGATGGGCGACGCGGCCGCCTGA
- a CDS encoding bacteriohemerythrin: MRVKYKVAALGGGVALACAVGFIAAIHWKAGALLDAAGDGANAGVTESIASLKLWAWSVGIAGLILSALAGLWLGNRFRSAALRVADVLKQFNRGNLDVEHIPMGKDEFEELGLGLNAMGGRLRTLVGDIRASAADVAAGGEALSDSAEDMNCGSSAQAADIKEAMASVEEMTANIRHNADNAKRTSTVASKAAAEATESGKSVARAMEAMHVIAEKITIIEEIARQTNLLALNAAIEAARAGEHGKGFAVVAAEVRKLAEKAGQAAAEIGEVSRESQAIAISAGEILDKMVPDIAATAAQLEEISASSDEQRSGADLVARAIRQMDGAAQRNTMTSSALASTAEELSAQASRIQKAIGSFQASREHAPRRAPASTPPAPAPTRASVVRRPPPRLQPAAAPKLPTAPAAAPAPAKPAFKASGDRKDLVIWDDSFVLGIEKIDSQHHTLVDMVNNLYHAMQEGRGRDYLGELLEQLKNYTVTHFGTEEEYFRQVGYKGAESHEKIHKELVQTVLDFEAKFKSGEATVTRELMTFLRDWLQNHIKKIDKSYVKTLNEAGIR; the protein is encoded by the coding sequence ATGCGAGTCAAGTACAAGGTAGCCGCTCTCGGCGGCGGCGTGGCCCTGGCCTGCGCCGTCGGCTTCATCGCCGCCATCCATTGGAAGGCCGGCGCGCTCCTGGACGCGGCCGGAGACGGCGCGAACGCCGGAGTGACCGAAAGCATCGCCTCGCTGAAGCTGTGGGCTTGGTCCGTGGGCATCGCCGGACTGATCCTGTCCGCCCTGGCCGGACTGTGGCTGGGCAACCGGTTCAGGAGCGCGGCCCTGCGCGTGGCCGACGTCCTCAAGCAGTTCAACCGGGGCAACCTCGACGTGGAACACATACCCATGGGCAAGGACGAGTTCGAGGAACTCGGCTTGGGCCTGAACGCCATGGGCGGCCGGCTGCGCACCCTGGTCGGCGACATCCGGGCCTCGGCGGCCGACGTGGCCGCGGGCGGCGAAGCGCTGTCCGACTCGGCCGAGGACATGAACTGCGGCTCGTCGGCCCAGGCGGCCGACATAAAGGAAGCCATGGCCTCGGTGGAGGAGATGACCGCCAACATCCGGCACAATGCGGACAACGCCAAACGGACCTCGACCGTGGCCTCCAAGGCCGCCGCCGAGGCCACCGAAAGCGGTAAATCCGTGGCCCGCGCCATGGAGGCCATGCACGTCATCGCCGAGAAGATCACCATCATAGAGGAAATCGCCCGGCAGACCAATCTGCTGGCCCTGAACGCGGCCATCGAGGCGGCCCGGGCGGGCGAACACGGCAAGGGGTTCGCCGTGGTCGCGGCCGAGGTGCGCAAGCTGGCCGAAAAAGCCGGACAGGCCGCCGCCGAGATCGGCGAGGTCTCCCGGGAGAGCCAGGCGATCGCCATCAGCGCGGGCGAAATCCTGGACAAGATGGTCCCGGACATCGCGGCCACGGCGGCGCAACTCGAGGAAATATCGGCCTCCAGCGACGAACAGCGCAGCGGCGCGGACCTCGTTGCCCGGGCCATTCGCCAGATGGACGGCGCGGCGCAGCGGAACACCATGACCTCCTCAGCGCTGGCCTCCACCGCAGAAGAGCTCTCGGCCCAGGCCTCGCGGATACAGAAGGCCATCGGCTCTTTCCAGGCCAGCCGGGAGCACGCCCCGCGCCGGGCCCCGGCTTCCACGCCCCCTGCCCCCGCACCGACGCGCGCCTCGGTGGTCCGCCGTCCCCCGCCCAGGCTGCAACCCGCAGCCGCGCCCAAGCTCCCGACCGCACCGGCGGCCGCCCCCGCTCCGGCGAAACCCGCCTTCAAAGCCTCCGGTGACCGGAAGGACCTGGTCATCTGGGACGACTCCTTTGTCCTGGGTATCGAGAAGATAGACAGCCAGCACCACACCCTGGTGGACATGGTCAACAACCTGTACCACGCCATGCAGGAAGGGAGGGGCCGGGACTACCTCGGCGAGCTGCTGGAACAGTTGAAGAACTACACCGTGACCCACTTCGGCACCGAAGAGGAATACTTCCGCCAGGTAGGCTACAAGGGGGCCGAGTCGCACGAGAAGATTCACAAGGAGCTGGTCCAGACGGTCCTGGACTTCGAGGCGAAGTTCAAGAGCGGCGAAGCGACCGTCACCCGCGAGCTGATGACCTTCCTCCGCGACTGGCTGCAGAACCACATCAAGAAAATCGACAAGAGCTACGTAAAGACGCTGAACGAAGCGGGCATTCGTTGA
- a CDS encoding DUF3800 domain-containing protein, whose amino-acid sequence MYLMFGDEADPEYTKNARFFLYGGVYIPSRRANRLDAAIRSIRRNYGFNTTDSLKFSAKDCPNELCKEDFAKAKEEVLQSALDNDVKFCAYVVLHEIAQAQEIHTRIRWGMNSIIGNYNKFLRNKDSHGIVYLDRLSDPNIFNYFTEWNSKGLSLRNNNYLYLDRILSYGLTCDNASSFASVSDIVLGSFRHCVNEEQRDIVGKKLLPKVVKLMWTNTQNNKLLIREFGLLLRPKAAVTNPKYEAQYAELIARLNEWLQEGKQEVDQS is encoded by the coding sequence ATGTACTTAATGTTTGGCGATGAGGCAGATCCAGAATACACTAAAAATGCTCGTTTTTTCCTTTATGGAGGTGTTTATATTCCTTCAAGGAGGGCTAATCGATTGGACGCTGCAATTCGCAGTATAAGGCGAAATTACGGTTTCAACACTACGGATTCATTAAAATTTTCTGCAAAAGATTGCCCTAATGAGCTTTGTAAAGAAGACTTTGCGAAGGCAAAAGAAGAAGTTCTTCAATCTGCACTAGATAATGATGTCAAGTTTTGTGCCTATGTTGTTTTGCATGAAATCGCGCAAGCACAAGAAATACACACACGAATTCGATGGGGAATGAATTCGATTATAGGTAACTATAATAAATTCCTACGAAATAAAGATAGCCATGGAATCGTATACTTAGACAGATTGTCAGACCCCAATATTTTTAATTACTTTACGGAATGGAACTCTAAAGGGCTAAGTCTTCGAAATAACAACTATCTATACTTAGATAGGATACTGTCATATGGACTTACATGTGATAATGCATCATCATTTGCATCTGTGTCTGATATTGTTCTTGGTTCTTTCAGACACTGTGTGAATGAGGAGCAACGCGATATTGTCGGTAAGAAACTCTTACCGAAAGTCGTAAAACTCATGTGGACAAATACACAAAACAACAAATTACTAATTAGGGAATTTGGACTACTATTAAGGCCAAAAGCAGCAGTAACTAACCCCAAATATGAAGCTCAATATGCCGAGCTTATTGCCAGACTTAACGAATGGCTTCAAGAAGGCAAACAAGAAGTAGATCAGTCATAA
- a CDS encoding DUF2975 domain-containing protein → MEQRIQRFARVFRVIFAAAFVLSPVIVATLWLTGGDIMFKDGGSATVIGLVRDNVSLDAAHAPAFPLAWSQRWLGLAVSLIPLGATMLCLWWLARLFGLFSAGEIFTGNTVKYIRRTGWTMLAGVALMPIHEALLTLVLTMRNPPGERLISISLESGDIRDLLIAGIIILVSWIMDEGRKLRETDELTV, encoded by the coding sequence ATGGAACAGCGCATACAACGGTTCGCCCGGGTGTTCCGGGTCATATTCGCGGCGGCGTTCGTCCTGAGTCCGGTGATCGTGGCCACCCTGTGGCTTACGGGCGGAGACATCATGTTCAAGGACGGCGGGTCGGCGACGGTCATCGGGCTGGTCAGGGACAACGTCAGCCTGGACGCGGCGCACGCACCCGCATTCCCCCTGGCCTGGAGCCAGCGCTGGCTGGGGCTTGCGGTCAGCCTGATCCCGCTGGGGGCGACCATGCTCTGCCTGTGGTGGCTGGCCCGCCTGTTCGGGCTGTTTTCGGCGGGCGAAATCTTCACCGGCAACACGGTCAAATACATCCGCCGGACCGGCTGGACCATGCTCGCGGGCGTGGCCCTCATGCCGATCCACGAGGCCCTGCTGACCCTGGTCCTGACCATGCGCAACCCGCCGGGCGAGCGGCTGATCTCCATCTCGCTGGAATCGGGCGACATCCGCGACCTGCTCATCGCCGGGATCATCATCCTGGTCAGCTGGATCATGGACGAGGGCCGCAAACTGCGCGAAACCGACGAACTGACGGTCTAG
- the groL gene encoding chaperonin GroEL (60 kDa chaperone family; promotes refolding of misfolded polypeptides especially under stressful conditions; forms two stacked rings of heptamers to form a barrel-shaped 14mer; ends can be capped by GroES; misfolded proteins enter the barrel where they are refolded when GroES binds) — MAKDILFDAKAREKLKAGVDKLANAVKVTLGPKGRNVVMEKSFGSPVITKDGVSVAKEIELEDKFENMGAQMVKEVASKTSDVAGDGTTTATVLAQAIFTEGVKLVAAGRSPMSIKRGIDKAVEAIVEDLEKVAKPTRDQKEIAQVGTISANNDATIGNIIAEAMNKVGKEGVITVEEAKGLETTLDVVEGMQFDRGYLSPYFVTNTERMTCEMEEPLILINEKKVSNMKELLPVLEQCAKMSKPLVIIAEDIEGEALATLVVNKLRGTLNVVAVKAPGFGERRKAMLKDIATLTGGQVVSEDLGIKIENLTVNDLGSCKRIVVDKENTVIVDGAGKPAEIKGRIQQIRAEIADSTSDYDREKLQERLAKIVGGVAVINVGAATETEMKEKKARVEDALNATRAAVEEGIVPGGGVVLARSGKACAKVKAADDDEQAGINIIARAVEEPLRQIAANAGLEGSIVVEKIKEGKGGFGYNAATDNYEDLIKAGVIDPKKVTRTALQNAASVAGLLLTTECAIADKPEKDSGAPAMPGGMGGMGGMGGMGGMY, encoded by the coding sequence ATGGCGAAAGATATTCTTTTCGATGCCAAGGCCCGCGAAAAACTGAAAGCGGGTGTGGACAAGCTGGCCAACGCGGTCAAGGTCACCCTCGGACCCAAAGGCCGCAACGTCGTGATGGAGAAGTCCTTCGGCTCCCCCGTCATCACCAAGGACGGCGTGTCCGTCGCCAAGGAAATCGAGCTGGAAGACAAGTTCGAGAACATGGGCGCCCAGATGGTCAAGGAAGTCGCCTCCAAAACTTCCGACGTCGCCGGTGACGGCACCACCACCGCCACGGTCCTGGCCCAGGCCATCTTCACCGAAGGCGTGAAGCTGGTCGCCGCCGGCCGCTCCCCCATGTCCATCAAGCGCGGCATCGACAAGGCCGTCGAAGCCATCGTCGAAGACCTCGAGAAGGTCGCCAAGCCCACCCGCGACCAGAAAGAGATCGCCCAGGTCGGCACCATTTCCGCCAACAACGACGCCACCATCGGCAACATCATTGCCGAGGCCATGAACAAGGTCGGCAAGGAAGGCGTCATCACGGTTGAGGAAGCCAAGGGTCTCGAAACCACCCTCGACGTCGTCGAAGGCATGCAGTTCGACCGCGGCTACCTCTCCCCCTACTTCGTGACCAACACCGAGCGCATGACCTGCGAGATGGAAGAGCCCCTGATTCTCATCAACGAGAAGAAGGTCTCCAACATGAAGGAACTGCTGCCCGTGCTCGAGCAGTGCGCCAAGATGTCCAAGCCCCTGGTCATCATCGCCGAGGACATCGAGGGCGAGGCCCTGGCCACCCTGGTGGTCAACAAGCTGCGCGGCACCCTGAACGTGGTCGCCGTCAAGGCCCCCGGCTTCGGCGAGCGCCGCAAGGCCATGCTCAAGGACATCGCCACCCTGACCGGCGGCCAGGTCGTTTCCGAAGACCTCGGCATCAAGATCGAGAACCTGACCGTCAACGACCTCGGTTCCTGCAAGCGCATCGTCGTGGACAAGGAAAACACCGTCATCGTCGACGGCGCGGGCAAGCCCGCCGAGATCAAGGGCCGCATCCAGCAGATCCGCGCCGAGATCGCCGACTCCACCTCCGACTACGACCGCGAGAAGCTCCAGGAGCGTCTGGCCAAGATCGTGGGCGGCGTGGCCGTCATCAATGTCGGTGCCGCCACCGAGACCGAGATGAAGGAGAAGAAGGCCCGCGTGGAAGACGCCCTGAACGCCACCCGCGCGGCTGTCGAGGAAGGCATCGTGCCCGGCGGCGGCGTGGTTCTGGCCCGCTCCGGCAAGGCCTGCGCCAAGGTCAAGGCCGCCGACGACGACGAGCAGGCGGGTATCAACATCATCGCCCGCGCCGTGGAGGAGCCCCTGCGCCAGATCGCTGCCAACGCCGGCCTGGAAGGCTCCATCGTCGTGGAGAAGATCAAGGAAGGCAAGGGCGGCTTCGGCTACAACGCCGCGACCGACAATTACGAGGACCTGATCAAGGCCGGTGTCATCGACCCGAAGAAGGTCACCCGCACCGCCCTACAGAACGCCGCCTCCGTGGCCGGTCTGCTGCTGACCACCGAATGCGCCATCGCCGACAAGCCCGAGAAGGACAGCGGCGCCCCGGCCATGCCCGGCGGCATGGGCGGCATGGGTGGAATGGGCGGCATGGGCGGCATGTACTAA
- a CDS encoding M48 family metallopeptidase: MNIYLAIIIASLLATWFLGVLSDRLSAKAMLPAPPKELADVFDEQTYAKSQAYTLASMKLSAVSETFNTLVLTLAILAGGFNLLDIVVRAAGFGPLLTGLGYIGGLALISGVLGLPFEIYHTFGLEKRFGFNTTTPGTFVLDRIKGLVLAAIIGSVLVAGLLLFLRGTGQYAWLLCWGFAVLLSLGLTYVAPTWILPLFNKFTPLGEGELRDKLERFADKAGFELSGIFVMDGSKRSTKGNAFFTGLGKRRRIALFDTLIEEMDADEIVAVLAHEVGHAKLGHIKKRLAMGILKTGAVFYLMSLFLNSPGLFAAFGMEHMSLYAGLVFFVLLYTPLSLALSLMVNAVSRKHEFEADAFAARTTGRPTDMISALKKLSATNLANPTPHPFTVWLEYSHPPVLARIRALAAHTN, from the coding sequence TTGAACATCTATCTCGCCATCATCATCGCTTCCCTGCTCGCGACCTGGTTCCTGGGCGTGCTGTCCGACCGGTTGTCGGCCAAGGCCATGCTGCCCGCCCCGCCCAAGGAGCTGGCCGACGTCTTCGACGAACAGACCTACGCCAAGTCCCAGGCCTACACCCTGGCTTCCATGAAACTGTCCGCGGTGTCCGAAACCTTCAACACCCTGGTGCTGACCCTGGCCATCCTGGCGGGCGGATTCAACCTCCTGGACATCGTGGTCCGCGCGGCCGGTTTCGGGCCGCTGCTCACCGGACTGGGCTACATCGGCGGGCTGGCCCTGATCAGCGGGGTCCTCGGCCTGCCGTTCGAGATCTACCACACCTTCGGGCTGGAGAAACGGTTCGGCTTCAACACCACCACGCCCGGCACCTTTGTCCTGGACCGGATCAAGGGGCTGGTCCTGGCCGCGATCATCGGCAGCGTTCTGGTGGCGGGCCTGCTGCTCTTCCTGCGCGGGACCGGACAGTACGCCTGGCTGCTGTGCTGGGGATTCGCGGTGCTCCTGTCACTTGGCCTGACCTACGTGGCCCCCACCTGGATACTGCCGCTGTTCAACAAATTCACGCCCCTCGGCGAGGGCGAACTGCGCGACAAGCTGGAGCGCTTCGCGGACAAGGCCGGATTCGAGCTGTCCGGCATCTTCGTCATGGACGGGTCCAAACGGTCCACCAAGGGCAACGCCTTTTTCACCGGACTGGGCAAACGAAGGCGCATCGCCCTGTTCGACACGCTCATAGAGGAAATGGACGCCGACGAGATCGTGGCCGTGCTGGCCCACGAGGTGGGCCACGCCAAGCTCGGGCACATCAAGAAGCGGCTGGCCATGGGCATCCTCAAGACCGGCGCGGTCTTCTATCTCATGTCCCTGTTCCTGAATTCCCCGGGGCTGTTCGCGGCCTTCGGCATGGAGCACATGTCCCTGTACGCGGGGCTGGTCTTCTTCGTCCTGCTCTACACCCCCCTCTCCCTGGCCCTGTCCCTGATGGTCAACGCCGTCTCCCGCAAACACGAGTTCGAGGCCGACGCCTTTGCCGCCCGGACCACGGGCCGCCCCACGGACATGATCTCGGCCCTGAAAAAATTGTCGGCCACCAACCTGGCCAACCCGACCCCGCACCCGTTCACGGTCTGGCTCGAATACAGCCATCCCCCGGTCCTGGCCCGCATCCGCGCCCTGGCCGCCCATACCAACTGA
- a CDS encoding helix-turn-helix domain-containing protein — translation MGIIIDLDVMLAKKKTSSKELAAAVGITPQNLSILKTGKAKAIRFTTLDAICRTLDCQPGDILRYEADESH, via the coding sequence ATGGGCATCATCATCGACCTCGACGTCATGCTGGCCAAAAAAAAGACCAGCTCCAAGGAACTGGCCGCCGCCGTGGGCATCACCCCGCAAAACCTGTCCATCCTCAAAACCGGCAAGGCCAAGGCCATCCGCTTCACCACCCTGGACGCCATCTGCCGGACCCTCGACTGCCAACCCGGCGACATCCTCCGCTATGAGGCCGACGAGTCTCACTAG